A stretch of the Pan troglodytes isolate AG18354 chromosome 20, NHGRI_mPanTro3-v2.0_pri, whole genome shotgun sequence genome encodes the following:
- the F2RL3 gene encoding proteinase-activated receptor 4, with translation MWGRLLLWPLVLGFSLSGGTQTPSVYDESGSTGGGDDSTPSILPAPRGYPGQVCANDSDTLELPDSSRALLLGWVPTRLVPALYGLVLVVGLPANGLALWVLATQAPRLPSTVLLMNLAAADLLLALALPPRIAYHLRGQRWPFGEAACRLATAALYGHMYGSVLLLAAVSLDRYLALVHPLRARALRGRRLALGLCMAAWLMAAALALPLTLQRQTFRLARSDRVLCHDALPLDVQASHWQPAFTCLALLGCFLPLLAMLLCYGATLHTLAASGRRYGHALRLTAVVLASAVAFFVPSNLLLLLHYSDPSPSAWGNLYGAYVPSLALSTLNSCVDPFIYYYVSAEFRDKVRAGLFRRSPGDTVASKASAEGGSRGMGTHSSLVQ, from the exons ATGTGGGGGCGACTGCTCCTGTGGCCCCTGGTGCTGGGGTTCAGCCTGTCTGGCGGCACCCAGACCCCCAGCGTCTACGACGAGAGCGGGAGCACcggaggtggtgatg ACAGCACGCCCTCAATCCTGCCTGCCCCCCGCGGCTACCCAGGCCAAGTCTGTGCCAATGACAGTGACACCCTGGAGCTCCCGGACAGCTCACGGGCACTGCTTCTGGGCTGGGTGCCCACCAGGCTGGTGCCCGCCCTCTATGGGCTGGTCCTGGTGGTGGGGCTGCCGGCCAATGGGCTGGCGCTGTGGGTGCTGGCCACGCAGGCACCTCGGCTGCCCTCCACCGTGCTGCTGATGAACCTGGCGGCTGCTGACCTCCTGCTGGCCCTGGCGCTGCCCCCGCGGATCGCCTACCACCTGCGTGGCCAGCGCTGGCCCTTCGGGGAGGCCGCCTGCCGCCTGGCCACGGCCGCACTCTATGGTCACATGTATGGCTCAGTGCTGCTGCTGGCCGCCGTCAGCCTGGACCGCTACCTGGCCCTGGTGCACCCGCTGCGGGCCCGCGCCCTGCGTGGCCGGCGCCTGGCCCTTGGACTCTGCATGGCTGCTTGGCTCATGGCGGCCGCCCTGGCACTGCCCCTGACACTGCAGCGGCAGACCTTCCGGCTGGCGCGCTCCGATCGCGTGCTCTGCCATGACGCGCTGCCCCTGGACGTACAGGCCTCCCACTGGCAACCGGCCTTCACCTGCCTGGCGCTGTTGGGCTGTTTCCTGCCCCTGCTGGCCATGCTGCTGTGCTACGGGGCCACCCTGCACACGCTGGCGGCCAGCGGCCGGCGCTACGGCCACGCGCTGAGGCTGACCGCAGTGGTGCTGGCCTCCGCCGTGGCCTTCTTCGTGCCCAGcaacctgctgctgctgctgcattaCTCGGACCCGAGCCCCAGCGCCTGGGGCAACCTCTATGGTGCCTACGTGCCTAGCCTGGCGCTGAGCACCCTCAACAGCTGCGTGGATCCCTTCATCTACTACTACGTGTCAGCCGAGTTCAGGGACAAGGTGCGGGCAGGGCTCTTCCGACGGTCGCCAGGGGACACCGTGGCCTCCAAGGCCTCTGCAGAAGGGGGCAGCCGGGGCATGGGCACCCACTCCTCTTTGGTCCAGTGA